In Methanobrevibacter sp., a single window of DNA contains:
- a CDS encoding 4'-phosphopantetheinyl transferase superfamily protein has product MIKIAYCDVSNLNLHEAYELLPPNRKHKFDSFRFDKDKKLSAGAYLLLDKLLKEKNVTDPIFKVQEYGKAYISNFEDVYFNLSHSGRIVSCAISDREVGIDVEYNDPEIDLDIAKNYFYNSEYKSIMNSKTPSDEFFNYWVLKESYMKYTGLGFQLDLDSFEIIIGDEIRLKDDENNLKFSLFDVDNYKLAVCSKYNVNQYFEYSPEELVNQKR; this is encoded by the coding sequence ATGATTAAAATAGCTTATTGTGATGTTAGCAATTTAAATTTGCATGAGGCATATGAACTTTTACCTCCAAACAGAAAACATAAATTTGACAGTTTTAGGTTTGATAAAGACAAAAAGCTTAGTGCAGGTGCATATTTATTATTGGATAAGTTGCTGAAAGAAAAAAATGTAACCGATCCAATCTTCAAAGTCCAGGAATACGGAAAGGCATACATATCAAACTTTGAAGATGTCTATTTTAATTTAAGTCACTCCGGCAGGATAGTTTCCTGTGCAATATCAGACAGGGAAGTTGGGATTGACGTTGAATATAATGACCCTGAAATTGATTTGGATATAGCTAAAAACTACTTCTACAATAGCGAATACAAAAGCATAATGAATTCAAAAACCCCTTCAGATGAATTTTTCAATTATTGGGTTTTAAAGGAAAGCTACATGAAATACACCGGACTGGGATTTCAGCTGGACCTGGATAGCTTTGAGATAATTATCGGCGATGAGATTAGACTTAAAGATGATGAAAACAATCTCAAATTTAGTCTATTCGATGTTGATAATTACAAATTAGCCGTTTGCTCAAAATATAATGTCAATCAGTATTTCGAATACAGTCCTGAAGAATTAGTCAATCAAAAAAGATGA
- a CDS encoding PRC-barrel domain-containing protein, producing MNIKSIIGKNVIDKRAEKIGKIEDMDLNTKTGQINSVLIDLKTNIRSQGKIIVEFEHVTTIGEYVFIDIAVE from the coding sequence ATGAATATTAAAAGCATAATTGGAAAAAACGTAATTGATAAAAGAGCTGAAAAAATAGGAAAAATAGAAGATATGGATTTGAATACAAAAACAGGACAAATCAATAGCGTTTTAATTGATTTGAAAACAAATATCCGCAGTCAGGGAAAAATCATTGTGGAATTTGAACATGTTACCACAATAGGAGAATATGTTTTCATAGACATAGCCGTTGAATAG
- a CDS encoding tocopherol cyclase family protein has product MNKSDLKRDYYMLKGPLAKKGYDWWWHSLTAYNKKTGEPKPFFIEYFVCNPDLAEEEPTLGQLPENQKAGKRPSYCMIKAGTWGKNPKQIHNFYSMKYFNCPDDELNIQVGDCSLTETHMSGFSRVSEEDAKNHPEYMSDAGDMMWDLDIDKKITFNVGYGANSFFRKLNAFEMFWHAEGIKTEYSGTIWLDGEEYEVIPEKSYGYADKNWGGDFTSPWLWISSCNITSLITGKKLNNSAFEAGGGRPKAFGIEIPRKLLIGFYYEGTMYEYNFARFWNRVKIDFDFEEGDEVHTWRVNASNKNSRFELVLHCKRDEMMLFNYEAPDGSKRHNRLWNGGSGYGELKLYKKDGTLIDHVKLENAGCEYGEYC; this is encoded by the coding sequence ATGAATAAGAGTGATTTGAAAAGAGATTATTATATGCTTAAAGGACCACTTGCCAAAAAGGGATATGATTGGTGGTGGCATTCATTAACAGCATACAATAAAAAAACTGGTGAGCCAAAACCATTTTTCATTGAATATTTTGTATGTAATCCTGACCTTGCTGAAGAAGAACCTACTTTAGGTCAACTTCCTGAAAATCAGAAAGCAGGTAAAAGACCATCTTATTGTATGATTAAAGCAGGTACATGGGGTAAAAATCCAAAACAAATTCACAATTTCTACTCAATGAAATATTTCAACTGCCCGGATGACGAGTTAAACATTCAAGTGGGTGACTGCAGTCTGACAGAAACTCATATGAGCGGATTTTCAAGAGTATCTGAAGAGGATGCTAAAAACCACCCTGAATATATGAGCGATGCCGGAGATATGATGTGGGATTTGGACATCGATAAAAAAATCACATTCAATGTCGGATATGGGGCAAATTCCTTTTTTAGAAAATTAAATGCATTTGAAATGTTCTGGCATGCCGAAGGAATCAAAACAGAATACAGTGGAACCATCTGGCTGGATGGTGAAGAATATGAAGTTATCCCAGAAAAATCCTATGGATATGCTGATAAAAACTGGGGAGGAGACTTCACATCCCCATGGCTCTGGATTTCCTCATGTAACATTACCAGTTTAATAACAGGTAAAAAACTGAATAATTCCGCATTTGAAGCTGGTGGTGGAAGACCAAAAGCATTCGGTATTGAAATTCCGCGTAAATTATTAATTGGATTTTACTATGAAGGAACCATGTATGAGTACAACTTCGCAAGATTCTGGAATAGGGTTAAAATAGATTTTGACTTCGAAGAGGGTGATGAAGTCCACACCTGGCGTGTAAATGCAAGCAATAAAAATTCCAGATTTGAATTGGTGCTTCACTGCAAACGTGATGAAATGATGCTGTTCAACTATGAGGCTCCAGACGGAAGTAAAAGACACAACCGCCTTTGGAATGGTGGAAGCGGTTATGGAGAACTAAAATTATACAAAAAAGACGGCACATTAATTGATCACGTCAAACTTGAAAATGCAGGCTGTGAATACGGAGAGTATTGCTGA
- a CDS encoding MFS transporter codes for MNENFDKGMSTLIVFIVAAAILSAAQSVVTTGISGIMADFNITSTTAQWIYSSFLLVLGVMIPLSAFFTRRFKVKTILLASLSLFLIGSLIAYIAPNIETLILARVIQAVGSGILLPITQIVLFKVIPEEKWQIYMGLFGFIIGIAPAIAPTAGGLIIDYVGWRSIFLIFAAAIAVLILIASVVVKLEFETGHYPLDVSSLILCVLACVGIMLGFSNIAENGFDLIWVILPIVIGVISLVLFVKRQFGIETPLVDLHALKNKYFFFGTLFSALLYFTMCGLNVIMPLFVQRVAFHSATVAGLVLLPATLVMIVFNFIGPVMANKFGVRKVLILSCIFTIVGYLLMMTYKVDSSIEYMVITQIVRAIGAGLGLMPAVTWTIAVVSGDVEDATAINNTVRQIIGAIGSAVAVVLMAIFAGGNVARNAASVTAFGQTSLVMSILAVVSLVIVIIYIKDEIHDLM; via the coding sequence ATGAATGAGAATTTTGATAAAGGAATGTCAACATTAATAGTGTTCATTGTTGCCGCAGCAATATTAAGTGCTGCTCAAAGTGTTGTTACAACTGGAATTTCAGGCATCATGGCTGATTTCAATATCACTTCAACAACTGCACAATGGATCTATTCTTCATTTTTACTTGTTTTGGGTGTGATGATTCCATTATCTGCATTTTTCACACGCAGATTTAAAGTTAAGACAATTTTACTGGCGTCACTGTCACTGTTTTTAATAGGATCTTTGATAGCTTATATAGCTCCGAATATTGAAACATTGATTTTGGCCCGTGTGATTCAGGCTGTAGGTTCTGGAATTTTACTTCCTATAACTCAAATTGTACTTTTTAAAGTAATTCCTGAAGAAAAATGGCAAATTTATATGGGTTTATTTGGATTTATTATTGGAATAGCGCCGGCTATTGCTCCAACTGCAGGTGGTCTGATTATAGATTATGTCGGTTGGAGGTCAATCTTTCTGATATTTGCAGCTGCAATAGCAGTTTTAATATTGATAGCTTCAGTCGTTGTTAAACTGGAATTTGAAACAGGTCATTATCCGTTGGATGTATCATCATTAATATTATGTGTGCTTGCATGTGTGGGAATAATGCTCGGATTTTCAAACATTGCAGAAAACGGCTTTGATTTAATTTGGGTAATCTTGCCTATTGTTATTGGTGTAATTTCATTAGTGCTGTTTGTTAAAAGACAATTCGGAATTGAAACTCCATTGGTTGATTTGCATGCTTTGAAAAATAAGTATTTCTTCTTCGGCACATTATTTTCAGCATTGCTGTACTTTACAATGTGTGGATTGAATGTTATCATGCCTTTGTTTGTTCAAAGAGTAGCATTTCATTCAGCAACAGTGGCTGGATTAGTACTTCTTCCCGCAACATTGGTTATGATTGTATTTAACTTTATAGGTCCGGTAATGGCCAACAAATTTGGTGTAAGAAAAGTATTGATTTTATCCTGTATTTTTACTATCGTAGGGTACCTGCTGATGATGACCTATAAAGTTGACAGCAGCATTGAATATATGGTCATTACACAGATAGTGCGTGCAATCGGTGCAGGTTTGGGTCTAATGCCTGCTGTAACATGGACCATTGCGGTAGTTTCCGGTGATGTGGAAGATGCAACAGCAATTAACAATACCGTCAGACAGATTATAGGTGCAATTGGTTCTGCAGTTGCGGTAGTTTTAATGGCAATATTTGCTGGTGGAAATGTGGCCCGTAATGCAGCTTCTGTTACAGCATTCGGCCAGACCTCTCTGGTTATGTCAATTTTAGCTGTTGTTTCACTGGTGATTGTAATAATCTATATTAAAGATGAAATTCATGACCTGATGTAA
- a CDS encoding RNA-binding protein, with protein sequence MIHNIKFRAFVYEDESVDEISQAILNILPEAEIEAEEAEGLLEDKIIILSGVVSKKRYTKTFFNTLLEWTDLDKLNDDLERKMDEKGNWFLRFDKQDALDEKWTILDKGDSVHLKVKIAAFPAKKQIAVDKVRQAINDSN encoded by the coding sequence ATGATTCATAATATTAAATTTAGAGCTTTCGTTTATGAAGATGAAAGTGTTGATGAAATTTCACAAGCTATTTTAAATATTCTTCCTGAAGCCGAAATCGAAGCTGAAGAGGCTGAGGGATTACTTGAAGATAAGATTATAATTTTATCAGGTGTAGTATCCAAAAAGAGATACACAAAGACTTTTTTTAACACACTTTTAGAGTGGACAGATTTGGATAAATTAAATGATGATTTAGAGCGCAAGATGGATGAAAAAGGTAACTGGTTTTTAAGGTTTGACAAACAGGACGCTCTTGATGAAAAATGGACAATTCTTGATAAAGGCGATTCAGTTCATCTTAAAGTAAAAATTGCAGCTTTTCCTGCTAAAAAACAGATTGCAGTGGATAAAGTCCGCCAGGCCATAAACGATTCAAATTAG
- a CDS encoding 50S ribosomal protein L15e yields MYKYIRDAWKNPDESYVRELMWQRAPKWNKQGAVQRIDRPTRLDRARSLGYRAKKGFVVVRARVRRGGRRKTRHFNGRKPKRMGVNKITQAKSIQRIAEERVAKKYPNMEVLNSYWVWSTGKHKYYEVILVDPQSPSIINDKKINWICSKKHTNRALRGLTSAGNKGRGIKSKGKGSEQARRRKI; encoded by the coding sequence ATGTATAAATATATTAGAGACGCATGGAAAAACCCAGATGAGTCCTACGTACGTGAACTCATGTGGCAAAGAGCTCCTAAATGGAATAAACAAGGAGCAGTTCAAAGAATTGACAGACCTACCAGACTCGACAGAGCTAGAAGTTTAGGTTACAGAGCTAAAAAAGGTTTCGTTGTAGTAAGAGCCAGAGTAAGACGTGGTGGAAGAAGGAAAACCCGTCATTTCAATGGTCGTAAACCTAAAAGAATGGGTGTAAACAAAATTACCCAAGCTAAATCAATTCAAAGAATTGCTGAAGAACGTGTAGCTAAAAAATACCCTAACATGGAAGTATTAAACTCTTACTGGGTATGGTCTACAGGAAAACATAAATATTACGAAGTAATTTTAGTAGATCCACAAAGTCCTTCTATCATTAACGATAAAAAAATCAATTGGATTTGCTCCAAAAAACACACTAACAGAGCTCTCAGAGGCTTAACTAGTGCTGGTAACAAAGGACGTGGAATCAAATCTAAAGGAAAAGGCTCAGAACAAGCTAGAAGAAGAAAAATCTAA
- a CDS encoding DUF3021 domain-containing protein codes for MKVTDIIESLALGAFVGCFIGLLVAVLISLQAGPQNISFSGVDIINLFLGCIVAGWAFSLTGFIYEREDIALPFQILFQMGIGMTVLFLIAIYLKWMPIEFGIGPIITWIAIALVFGAVFWCGFYVYYYLMAHDLNKKIELSK; via the coding sequence ATGAAGGTTACAGATATAATTGAAAGTTTGGCATTAGGCGCTTTCGTCGGTTGTTTTATAGGTTTGCTGGTTGCCGTCCTGATTTCACTTCAGGCAGGTCCTCAAAATATCAGTTTTTCAGGCGTAGACATTATTAATTTATTTTTGGGATGCATTGTTGCGGGATGGGCATTTTCCCTGACAGGCTTTATTTATGAAAGGGAAGACATTGCACTGCCATTCCAGATACTCTTTCAGATGGGAATCGGAATGACTGTGCTGTTTTTGATAGCGATATATCTTAAATGGATGCCGATTGAATTTGGAATCGGTCCGATTATAACCTGGATTGCAATTGCTCTTGTATTCGGAGCCGTTTTCTGGTGCGGTTTTTATGTTTACTATTATCTGATGGCGCATGATTTAAATAAAAAAATTGAATTAAGCAAATAA
- a CDS encoding 2TM domain-containing protein, translating into MYDSLRSRAEERVDRKIKFYRNLKAYIIVNAILVIINGLFSPSFWWVMFPIFFWGIGVISDFLKAYVFIDNFDSEDYRERKILEEMEKLRN; encoded by the coding sequence ATGTATGATAGTCTAAGGTCAAGAGCTGAAGAACGTGTTGACAGGAAAATAAAATTCTACAGGAACTTAAAAGCATATATAATTGTTAATGCAATACTTGTTATTATAAACGGATTATTTTCCCCAAGTTTCTGGTGGGTAATGTTTCCGATATTCTTTTGGGGAATCGGTGTCATTTCCGACTTTTTAAAAGCTTATGTATTCATTGACAATTTTGACAGTGAAGATTACAGGGAACGTAAAATTCTCGAAGAGATGGAAAAATTAAGGAATTAA
- a CDS encoding diacylglycerol/polyprenol kinase family protein, whose translation MIFTDILALIVVYIYVAIIFVVAEMVLKTRPEVSRKFLHIMVGNMIFAMPFFSDPWVMVWFLTLPITIVLFFLTEYSPIKIENSVTESGHALGLFFYAGIWTILIAIFSIIAPPNDPKFYIWIVALAIVPMVYGDGFAALIGQKFGKVKYTVFGGTKSLEGSLTMFVITTVMSVFVWMVFSSIGCVMPEFNIVNIIAISAVATLCEAFSYGGIDNLTVPAITSILYYLVTIL comes from the coding sequence ATGATATTCACAGACATCCTTGCATTAATTGTAGTATATATTTATGTAGCTATCATTTTCGTTGTAGCTGAAATGGTTTTAAAGACAAGGCCGGAAGTTTCACGTAAATTTTTACATATTATGGTAGGTAACATGATATTTGCCATGCCATTTTTCTCAGATCCGTGGGTTATGGTTTGGTTTTTAACACTGCCGATTACAATAGTGCTGTTCTTCTTGACTGAATATTCACCAATTAAAATCGAAAACAGCGTCACAGAATCCGGCCATGCATTAGGTTTATTCTTCTATGCGGGTATCTGGACAATTTTAATCGCAATATTTTCAATTATTGCTCCGCCAAACGATCCTAAATTCTATATCTGGATTGTTGCATTAGCTATTGTTCCTATGGTTTATGGGGATGGGTTTGCGGCATTAATTGGTCAAAAATTCGGTAAAGTCAAATATACCGTATTTGGAGGCACAAAATCTCTTGAAGGATCTCTTACAATGTTTGTCATTACTACTGTAATGAGCGTATTTGTTTGGATGGTTTTCTCTTCAATCGGTTGTGTAATGCCTGAATTCAATATTGTAAACATTATAGCTATTTCTGCTGTTGCAACATTATGCGAAGCATTCAGTTATGGTGGAATAGACAATTTAACTGTTCCTGCAATAACTTCAATTTTATATTATCTGGTAACTATCTTATAG
- a CDS encoding DUF3795 domain-containing protein, with protein MKMPDEIDSKLLAPCGINCISCEKYQNPCAGCLISDDGKNKASLKCKIKTCFDSKNFSYCGRCSEFPCPLMKKHSKKYVKRHDLNTLDSAKRIKTTGIGRMMSHDKERWTCPECGGVVKFQTKACSECGFKVDLNK; from the coding sequence ATGAAAATGCCAGATGAAATTGATTCAAAATTGCTTGCACCATGTGGGATTAACTGCATAAGCTGTGAAAAATATCAAAATCCCTGTGCAGGTTGCTTAATTAGCGATGATGGGAAAAACAAAGCCAGTCTTAAATGTAAAATCAAAACATGCTTTGACAGTAAGAATTTCAGTTATTGCGGACGTTGCAGTGAGTTTCCATGTCCACTTATGAAAAAGCATTCAAAAAAATATGTCAAAAGGCATGATTTGAACACGTTAGACAGTGCCAAAAGAATCAAAACAACAGGAATCGGCCGTATGATGTCTCATGATAAAGAAAGGTGGACATGTCCCGAATGTGGAGGAGTTGTGAAATTCCAGACAAAAGCCTGCAGCGAGTGCGGATTTAAAGTTGATTTAAATAAATAG
- a CDS encoding Ig-like domain-containing protein: MKFNKFLMVIVLITFLSIGAVNAEDNMTQNDSGINMDNSSEILDSQDMSIPENGTPDENYKDCTYDNRYYLFRGDCWSVNHNFESSAAVTSKTLSDLTVTGTFRTQNDMVGLYWNSQDPIQHPYISYGTKSDYSDVILEFDYEMEGCMDFSNDAINIIIQANSGETYYIPMNQFIENNHLTLDFNNITLLPGSFFSDKDGQPVTVGQKTKLNVTDLKYVMLMILPDNFVENNAQHTIIENSDFKCEIYNITVANGEICYEQFPLESHQYRLCEGYDDICNLNPLRISKEMRKLGYADWVDLYIGASYFYEKSGVACDVIDDMAFTHNRTEKMILNKDVPLNTAFKSWLDCYSREVKNNGVTNLIISVSMENLQCPQSWRQMDSNGNFAMTGWEPSTFICSPCNEEFVLYMQNVCESCLDIVSQNGLKPILQMGETWWWWTESSLSNQSPCFYDNSTKDRYLSEQGSDLPVYDNVWNSEYDEDVISWLNQQLVSYSDALREVVKGDKYDDGLYMALFFTPSVVDTDRVPPMMRDANYIKDAYSPDKLDVLQIEDYDWVIFENSHHNESYSIGQDLGFDENSLHYFGGFVQNPGDADKYWELIKDSMDDAFENNFGQVFVWAGSQVRRDNKIFGHDEQELLGNLSSTTLTAPAFASVGEKFTITIHTNKWVNGVFNIYDFNEGIKGKLLASSLLTNGYSSIVMSTANVGLNRVYLDFNCTGGEYHLIQEIRIIENSPNISADIPKETETGSDLNISFNGLKNSSGFLHISIDGNDYGQYMVENGEFTKTLSDLPAGYHSISLKYTDEELTDEVYSNTFVVNVGAKTDIAVSNLTTFYNSGENLTMTLKDISGNPLNGKNILINLFGFNYTVTTDEYGQATLEIDLPVGNYTAEMMFEGDNAYLSSYAVADIIVDRAEPFLTAGNINVVYGNNANLVATLKDIGGNILASRNVIINLNNKIYNKSTDAKGQIRLSIGLPAKQYSAKISFAGDSNYQSAFKTVKIIVKKATPKFTAKNKSFKVKTKIKKYTVLLKNNKNKVMKKVKVSIKVKGKTYKATTNSKGKATFKITKLNKKGKYIAVVKYSGSSNYNSVIKKIRITIR, translated from the coding sequence TTGAAATTTAATAAATTTTTAATGGTTATTGTCTTAATAACTTTCCTTTCAATTGGTGCTGTTAATGCGGAGGATAACATGACTCAAAATGATTCTGGAATAAATATGGATAATTCCTCTGAAATTTTGGACAGTCAGGATATGTCCATACCTGAAAACGGCACACCCGATGAAAATTATAAAGATTGTACCTATGATAACAGATATTATTTATTCAGAGGGGATTGCTGGTCTGTCAATCATAATTTTGAATCAAGTGCGGCAGTTACCAGCAAAACACTGTCTGATTTAACTGTAACAGGCACTTTTAGAACTCAGAATGATATGGTGGGATTATACTGGAATTCACAGGATCCTATTCAGCATCCATATATTAGCTACGGAACTAAAAGTGATTATTCAGATGTAATACTGGAATTTGATTATGAAATGGAAGGGTGCATGGATTTCTCAAATGATGCTATAAACATTATTATTCAAGCAAACAGCGGTGAAACCTACTACATTCCAATGAACCAGTTCATCGAGAACAATCATTTAACACTGGATTTCAATAACATCACATTACTTCCTGGCAGTTTCTTTTCTGATAAAGACGGACAGCCGGTAACAGTCGGACAAAAAACAAAACTCAACGTAACTGACTTGAAATATGTCATGCTCATGATATTGCCTGATAATTTTGTTGAAAACAACGCCCAACATACAATTATTGAAAATTCAGATTTCAAATGCGAAATTTACAATATCACTGTTGCCAACGGGGAAATTTGCTATGAACAGTTCCCATTGGAATCTCATCAATACAGGCTTTGTGAGGGGTATGATGATATCTGTAATTTAAATCCGCTCAGGATATCTAAGGAAATGAGAAAATTGGGATATGCTGATTGGGTTGACCTATACATCGGAGCTTCATATTTCTATGAGAAAAGCGGTGTTGCATGTGATGTAATTGATGATATGGCATTTACCCATAACAGAACTGAAAAAATGATTTTGAATAAAGATGTGCCTTTGAATACTGCATTCAAATCATGGCTGGATTGCTATTCACGTGAGGTGAAAAACAATGGCGTAACCAATCTGATTATCAGCGTTTCAATGGAAAATCTCCAATGCCCTCAAAGCTGGAGGCAAATGGATTCCAATGGTAATTTTGCAATGACAGGCTGGGAACCGTCTACATTTATTTGCAGCCCATGCAATGAAGAATTTGTCTTATATATGCAGAATGTATGTGAATCCTGTTTGGATATAGTTTCACAAAATGGTCTTAAGCCTATTTTACAGATGGGCGAAACCTGGTGGTGGTGGACTGAAAGCAGTTTGTCAAATCAATCCCCTTGTTTTTATGACAATTCCACTAAAGACAGATATCTGTCTGAACAGGGTAGTGACCTGCCAGTATATGATAATGTATGGAACAGTGAATACGATGAGGATGTAATTTCCTGGCTGAACCAGCAGCTGGTCAGCTATAGCGATGCTCTTCGTGAAGTTGTAAAAGGGGATAAGTATGATGACGGATTGTATATGGCATTATTCTTCACTCCAAGTGTTGTTGACACCGACAGGGTTCCACCAATGATGAGGGATGCCAATTATATTAAAGACGCTTATTCTCCAGACAAACTGGATGTTCTTCAGATTGAAGATTATGACTGGGTTATCTTTGAAAATTCTCACCATAATGAATCATACTCAATAGGTCAGGATTTGGGATTCGATGAAAATAGTCTGCATTATTTCGGAGGTTTTGTCCAGAATCCTGGCGATGCTGACAAATACTGGGAATTGATAAAAGATTCAATGGATGATGCTTTTGAAAATAATTTCGGGCAAGTCTTTGTCTGGGCAGGCTCACAGGTTCGAAGGGATAATAAAATCTTCGGACATGATGAACAGGAGCTATTGGGCAACTTGTCTTCAACAACACTCACTGCTCCGGCTTTTGCAAGTGTTGGCGAAAAATTCACAATAACAATTCATACAAACAAATGGGTAAATGGTGTTTTCAATATTTATGATTTTAATGAGGGCATAAAAGGAAAGCTGCTGGCTTCAAGTTTGTTAACAAATGGATATTCATCAATTGTAATGTCAACTGCCAATGTTGGTTTGAACAGAGTTTATCTTGATTTTAACTGTACCGGAGGGGAATACCATTTGATTCAGGAGATTCGGATTATAGAAAACTCACCCAATATCTCTGCTGATATTCCTAAAGAGACAGAAACCGGATCAGATTTGAATATTTCATTCAATGGTCTTAAAAATTCATCTGGATTCCTGCATATTTCTATTGATGGAAACGATTATGGTCAGTATATGGTTGAAAACGGGGAATTTACAAAGACATTATCAGATTTACCTGCAGGTTATCACAGTATTTCACTTAAATACACTGATGAAGAATTGACAGATGAAGTTTATTCCAATACTTTTGTAGTTAATGTAGGTGCCAAAACAGATATTGCCGTCAGTAATCTAACCACTTTTTATAATTCCGGTGAAAATCTCACTATGACTTTAAAGGACATCAGCGGCAATCCTTTAAATGGGAAAAATATTTTAATTAATCTATTCGGATTTAACTATACTGTAACTACAGATGAATATGGTCAGGCTACATTAGAAATTGACTTGCCTGTAGGCAATTACACTGCGGAAATGATGTTTGAGGGAGATAATGCTTATCTATCATCATATGCTGTTGCCGATATAATTGTGGATAGGGCTGAACCGTTTCTGACTGCAGGCAATATTAATGTTGTTTATGGAAATAACGCCAATTTAGTCGCAACTCTTAAGGATATTGGAGGCAACATTTTGGCCTCCCGTAATGTCATTATTAATTTAAACAATAAAATTTACAACAAATCAACAGATGCAAAAGGCCAAATCAGATTGTCCATAGGATTACCTGCTAAACAGTATAGTGCAAAAATCAGCTTTGCAGGTGATTCCAATTATCAGTCTGCTTTCAAAACGGTTAAAATCATTGTTAAAAAGGCAACACCAAAATTCACTGCAAAAAACAAGTCTTTTAAAGTCAAAACCAAAATTAAAAAATACACTGTTCTTTTGAAAAATAATAAGAATAAAGTGATGAAAAAGGTAAAAGTCTCTATTAAAGTTAAAGGTAAAACATATAAGGCAACAACCAATTCCAAAGGCAAAGCCACCTTTAAAATTACCAAATTAAATAAGAAAGGCAAATACATAGCTGTCGTAAAATATTCCGGAAGTTCAAACTACAATTCAGTAATTAAAAAAATCAGGATAACCATTAGATGA
- a CDS encoding LytTR family DNA-binding domain-containing protein translates to MKVNLFVSRDITEPHADIHTNELTGNVSKAIAILESEESSGMIAVKKGSDIALLELGDIYMFRVEDKQVNVYTQDSSYVVKKALYQVEESLNGDFVRISKTTIVNLKKIQRVAPSLKGMMFIELKNGLKDNISRKYLPDFKRALDL, encoded by the coding sequence ATGAAAGTGAATTTGTTTGTTTCAAGAGATATTACAGAGCCGCATGCCGATATTCATACCAATGAACTGACAGGCAATGTGTCAAAAGCAATAGCTATTCTCGAAAGCGAGGAATCAAGCGGCATGATTGCAGTCAAGAAAGGTTCAGACATTGCCCTTCTTGAATTGGGTGACATATACATGTTTCGCGTTGAGGATAAGCAGGTTAACGTATACACTCAGGATAGTTCTTATGTGGTTAAAAAGGCACTCTATCAGGTTGAAGAATCATTAAACGGAGATTTTGTAAGAATATCCAAGACAACCATTGTCAATCTCAAAAAGATTCAAAGGGTGGCTCCTTCTTTAAAGGGCATGATGTTCATAGAGCTTAAGAATGGCCTTAAAGACAATATCTCAAGAAAATATTTGCCTGATTTTAAAAGGGCTCTGGATTTATAG
- a CDS encoding FmdE family protein — MNQKDYDEQLAKAVDFHGHLCGGIAIGTKLAMYGLELLGLQLNERHKNLIIFLEIDRCMSDAVQSVTGCSMGKRTLKQMYYGKFAATFYNMESGEALRITDADANNKFKFKETKEEMIARFRCTPPEDLFNVQNVKIELSKGDLPGKPYTKVFCSVCGEKVSDGKHKLIGGKPICRSCAEGSYYELIED, encoded by the coding sequence ATGAATCAAAAAGATTATGATGAACAACTTGCAAAAGCAGTGGATTTTCACGGTCATCTTTGTGGAGGCATTGCAATTGGGACAAAACTTGCAATGTATGGTCTTGAACTTCTTGGGCTGCAATTAAATGAAAGGCATAAAAATTTGATCATTTTTCTTGAAATTGATAGATGCATGTCTGATGCTGTTCAGTCAGTTACCGGTTGTTCAATGGGCAAAAGGACTTTAAAACAGATGTATTATGGAAAATTCGCAGCAACATTTTACAATATGGAAAGTGGAGAAGCTTTAAGAATAACTGATGCCGATGCAAATAATAAGTTTAAATTTAAGGAAACAAAAGAAGAAATGATTGCCCGTTTTAGATGCACTCCTCCTGAAGATTTATTCAATGTTCAAAACGTTAAAATTGAATTGTCTAAAGGGGATTTGCCAGGCAAACCATATACTAAAGTATTTTGTTCTGTTTGTGGTGAAAAAGTATCCGATGGTAAACATAAATTAATCGGTGGAAAACCTATATGCAGGTCTTGTGCCGAAGGTTCATATTATGAATTGATTGAAGATTGA